The genomic stretch CAGCAGCTTGAAGCGCGTGTTCGTCTCCTCCGCCGTGCCGAAGCCCGCATACTGGCGCATGGTCCAGAAGCGCCCCCGGTACATCGTCGGCTGAATGCCGCGGGTGAACGGATACTCGCCCGGATATCCCAGGTCGCGGCCGTAGTCCAGCCCCGCCGTGTCGTCGGGGGTGTAGAGGCGGTCCACCTCCACCCCGCTGGTGGTCTGGAACTGCTCGCGGCGCTCCGGGTGCCGGCCCAGCGCCGGGGTAACGGCGCGCTCCGTCCACGCCGCCTTGCCGCCGACGGCGCCGGAGTCTTCGCCCAGGTTGGGAGGGGACAGGGTATCGCTCATAACGACAGTGCGTGAGTGCGTCAGTTCGTGAGTGCGTGAGTGACGGCGCACAACATAATGCCGTTCGCCTTCCAAGGCACGGCGGGTCCGCACGCGGTCCCTTCCGCAATTCGTTCGTGTTGCGGCGCCGGGATGCACGAAAGAATCCGGGGAGCGGCACCCACGCCACTCCCCGGCTCTCGTCCAGACTCCAGAAGTGTGCGACTACTCGCGGACGCGGAAGGTCACGGGCGTCGTGAGCGTCACCGGGCGCATGTTCTCCTTCTGCGCGATGGTTTCCTGGAACCACTCGTCGTTCTTGGGATCGCCCCCGTTCACCATCACCAGGCGCGCCAGTTCCACCACGTCGATGTTGCGCATGCGGATGCACCCGTGCGACCGCGCGCTGCCCAGCGAGCTCGTCAGCCCCGTGCCGTGGATGTAGTAGTCGGGCTCGCGGAAGAACATCTTCACGCGCCCCATGGGGTTGCCGGCCGAGCCCGGCGCCTCGTACTTCTTGTCGCGGGCCCACGCCGAGGGGGGCGGCCGCCAGTCGGGGTTCCAGATCATCCGGCGGATGGTGAACTGCCCGGTGGGCGTGTCGTACCCTGCCTCGCCCACGGAAACCGGGTAGCTGCGGACCACGCGCTCCCCGCTCATCACGTACAGCACGCGGTCGGACACGTCCACCACCACCGAGAAGTTCGCCATCCGGCGCGCCGGCCGCGCGATGGCGGCCTCCACGGACGACACGATCAGCCCGCTGTCGCGCGAAAGGGCCATCTGCGCCCTGCCGCTCTCCGGGGCCAGCGCGGGCGCCAACAGCGCCAGCGCGACCAACCACTTGTTTCTCTTCATCGGCCCGATTCCGTTCGCTGGCAAGGGATTAGGAGCACCCATTCAGGTACGCACTCCGCGCCAGGATCATGCCATGGACGAGCGGCGGTGAACCCGCGTCACACGTCAGGGTGGCGGGATCACCGGAGCCGATTATTTTTGCACGCGGCGACTCGACCGGCGCCCGCACCGGTCTCTGCCCCCGCGCTCCCCGCCGCCCCACGGCGGGGCCGCGGAAAACCGGCCGCCGTGTCCATCCAACTTCCCTGCGAACACGTTCCCCTACCGGCGACCCGCGCTCGCGCGGCCCCGCCGTTTCCAGCCACCGTAAGCTCCGCCAACCCACGATGACGGCATCGAGCTTTGAATCGGCCCTCGCCTTCGTGCTGAAGTGGGAGGGATCGAAGTTCACCAACGACCCCGACGACCATGGCGGCGCCACGCGCTACGGCGTCACGCAGCGCGTGTACGACGCGCACCGGCAGCGGGCGGGGCAGCCTCTGCAGAGCGTGAAGTTCATCACCATGGACGAGGTGCGCACCCTGTACCGCCGCGGGTACTGGGGCCCCGCGC from Longimicrobium sp. encodes the following:
- a CDS encoding methylmalonyl-CoA mutase family protein; this translates as MSDTLSPPNLGEDSGAVGGKAAWTERAVTPALGRHPERREQFQTTSGVEVDRLYTPDDTAGLDYGRDLGYPGEYPFTRGIQPTMYRGRFWTMRQYAGFGTAEETNTRFKLLLEAGQTGLSTAFDLPTQMGYDSDHAMSTGEVGRVGVAIDTVDDMRTL
- a CDS encoding L,D-transpeptidase produces the protein MKRNKWLVALALLAPALAPESGRAQMALSRDSGLIVSSVEAAIARPARRMANFSVVVDVSDRVLYVMSGERVVRSYPVSVGEAGYDTPTGQFTIRRMIWNPDWRPPPSAWARDKKYEAPGSAGNPMGRVKMFFREPDYYIHGTGLTSSLGSARSHGCIRMRNIDVVELARLVMVNGGDPKNDEWFQETIAQKENMRPVTLTTPVTFRVRE